In Leopardus geoffroyi isolate Oge1 chromosome D1, O.geoffroyi_Oge1_pat1.0, whole genome shotgun sequence, a single window of DNA contains:
- the NXPE1 gene encoding LOW QUALITY PROTEIN: NXPE family member 1 (The sequence of the model RefSeq protein was modified relative to this genomic sequence to represent the inferred CDS: inserted 4 bases in 3 codons; deleted 3 bases in 3 codons; substituted 2 bases at 2 genomic stop codons), with product MSNQKILPSDGNFQQNEKLGSGLNLPISFYQWNTSMKSLYSELSLIPLKSPTETEQRIKGIRQKPDPLTPPRSFTRMNTTPSAAHSTAPFSTVGGEGGQLDILTEVRGPLGCRKEIGGDSLRAGIGMCSPSQKAGTTRMEADFNNSTYLVSFSLFWEGQVSXSLLIIHPSEGVFWRARSQGYDRVIFNGKFVNGTTHVFIEFGLTPNSRXELWEYLYTQDQEAFYYLKPQHTHCEALTHRATRNXEMSYLAVKEKSLFVHINILLDTREVLCNVAGEMMKPPKVIDISQCNNHPGLSLIPKSMPFITFGNSLLPWKSEKLKGXCEVRMKTPVPSGYTSEGRWITFCNQIQLNTMEINGSLKGTFIYLLGDSTLHHWIEYLSKLVKKYVFFHLPGTGIFKKHLFLGAERHIQIQWKKYRYSFVTLQLYSGIDEGYIPQETDGISDDKSTAIVITRGQHFRPLPIDIFICRAMNAREAITLLFLRSPATKVIFKTENKKMHIHTVRFGNFRGCIQYRTMXDIFKDLGVYVTDAWDMTITQGTNSVYLHDYVISNQINMF from the exons ATGTCAAACCAGAAGATTTTGCCCAGTGATGGGaattttcaacaaaatgaaaag CTTGGGTCTGGTCTAAACTTACCGATCTCATTCTATCAATGGAACACTTCAATGAAATCCTTATACTCTGAACTATCACTGATCCCGTTAAAGTCACCAACAGAGACTGAGCAAAGAATAAAGGGAATCAGACAGAAACCAGACCCGCTGACCCCACCCAGATCTTTCACCCGCATGAACACCACCCCTAGTGCTGCACACAGCACAGCACCATTCTCCACAgtaggc ggggagggggggcagttaGACATCCTAACGGAGGTGAGGGGCCCCTTGGGATGCAGGAAGGAAATTGGTGGTGATTCCCTGAGGGCTGGGATC GGGATGTGCTCCCCATCTCAAAAAGCAGGCACGACACGAATGGAGGCAGACTTCAACAACAGCACCTACCTTGTCAGCTTCAGTCTGTTCTGGGAAGGCCAGGTCTC ATCTCTCCTGATCATCCACCCCAGTGAAGGAGTATTCTGGAGGGCAAGGAGCCAAGGCTACGATAGGGTTATTTTCAATGGTAAATTTGTTAATGGAACTACTCATGTCTTCATTGAATTTGGCCTGACCCCAAACTCAC ATGAGCTGTGGGAGTACTTGTATACCCAAGACCAAGAAGCCTTCTACTACCTGAAACCTCAGCACACACACTGTGAGGCTCTGACTCACAGGGCCACCAGGAATTGAGAAATGTCTTATCTTGCTGTGAAGGAAAAAAGCCTTTTTGTACACATCAATATACTTTTAGATACCCGGGAAGTTCT GTGCAATGTGGCAGGTGAAATGATGAAACCTCCTAAAGTCATTGACATCTCCCAGTGTAACA ATCATCCAGGATTATCTCTCATCCCAAAATCCATGCCTTTCATCACATTTGGAAACTCCCTTTTGCCATGGAAG agtgaaaaattaaaaggataatgCGAAGTCAGAATGAAGACTCCTGTCCCCAGTGGTTATACTTCAGAAGGAAGGTGGATTACATTTTGTAACCAGATTCAGTTAAATACAATGGAGATAAATGGCTCTTTGAAAGGAACATTCATTTATCTCCTGGGAGACTCTACCTTGCATCACTGGATCGAATACTTATCCAAACTTGTAAAAAAGTATGta ttttttcatcttcccgGAACTGGAATTTTTAAGAAGCATTTATTCTTGGGTGCAGAAAGACACATTCAGATTCAGTGG AAAAAATATAGGTACTCTTTTGTCACCCTTCAGCTCTACTCTGGGATAGACGAGGGTTATATTCCTCAGGAAACTGATGGGATATCAGATGACAAAAGCACAGCCATCGTCATCACACGTGGCCAACACTTCAGGCCCCTCCCCATTGACATTTTCATTTGCAGGGCCATGAATGCTCGAGAAGCTATTACACTACTATTCCTAAGAAGCCCAGCCACTAAAGTGATCTTTAAGACAGAAAACAAGAAgatgcacatacacacagtcaGGTTTGGAAACTTCCGTGGTTGCATTCAATATCGTACCA AGGACATTTTCAAAGATCTCGGTGTGTATGTCACTGATGCCTGGGACATGACTATTACACAAGGCACTAATAGTGTCTACCTACATGACTATGTAATTAGCAATCAGATCAACATGTTTTAA